The following are from one region of the Harpia harpyja isolate bHarHar1 chromosome 4, bHarHar1 primary haplotype, whole genome shotgun sequence genome:
- the NKIRAS2 gene encoding NF-kappa-B inhibitor-interacting Ras-like protein 2 codes for MGKSCKVVVCGQASVGKTSILEQLLYGNHVVGSEMIETQEDIYVGSIETDRGVREQVRFYDTRGLRDGLELPKHCFSCTDGYVLVYSTDSKESFKRVELLKKEIDKSKDKKEVTIVVLGNKCDLQEQRRVDHDAAQHWAKGEKVKLWEVSVADRHTLIEPFIYLASKMTQPQSKSAFPLSRKNKGSGSMDG; via the exons ATGGGGAAGAGCTGCAAGGTGGTTGTGTGCGGCCAGGCCTCCGTCGGGAAAACGTCTATCCTGGAGCAGCTTCTGTACGGGAACCATGTGGTTG GATCCGAGATGATCGAGACCCAGGAGGACATTTACGTGGGCTCCATTGAGACAGACCGGGGGGTGCGCGAGCAGGTGCGCTTCTACGACACGCGGGGCCTGCGGGACGGCCTGGAGCTTCCCAAGCACTGCTTCTCCTGCACGGATGGCTACGTGCTGGTCTACAGCACTGACAGCAAGGAGTCCTTCAAGCGAGTGGAGCTCCTCAAGAAGGAGATTGACAAGTCCAAAGACAAGAAAGAG GTCACCATCGTGGTTTTGGGCAACAAGTGTGACCTGCAGGAGCAGCGCCGGGTGGACCATGACGCAGCCCAGCACTGGGCCAAGGGCGAGAAGGTGAAGCTGTGGGAGGTGTCTGTGGCTGACCGGCATACGCTGATCGAGCCGTTCATCTACCTGGCCAGTAAGATGACACAGCCACAAAGCAAGTCTGCTTTTCCCTTGAGTCGCAAGAACAAGGGCAGCGGATCCATGGATGGCTGA